A window of Primulina tabacum isolate GXHZ01 chromosome 4, ASM2559414v2, whole genome shotgun sequence contains these coding sequences:
- the LOC142543279 gene encoding protein DJ-1 homolog A-like, translated as MAALNLRHLTPLSPYLYSLAKRPRNLSYLRSLPISCSRTRRFSLSIMASAAKKVLVPVANGTEPLEAVVMIDVLRRAGADVTVASVEKQLRVDALHGVKLVADALISDCHDTAFDLISLPGGMPGAAALRDSKTLKSLVEKQSEEGRPYAAICAAPAVALGSWGLLKELKATCYPPFMDQLSSKVAVESRVQQDGKVVTSRGPGTAFEYAVVLVELLYGKEKADEVSKPLVLLSNHGDEYTFTEINAVKWMFNDSPKVLVPIANGTEEMEAVIIIDVLRRAKAEVVVASVEDKLEILASRNVKLVADVLLDEVISHSYDLVVLPGGLGGAESFAKSAKLVNLLKKRRESNKLYGAICASPAVVLESHGLLKGKKATAFPTLCHKLSDPSEIENRVVIDGNLITSRGPGTAMEFSLAIAEKFFGRDKALEVAKTMLFVQH; from the exons ATGGCGGCTTTAAATTTACGCCACCTCACCCCTCTGTCCCCCTATTTATATTCTCTCGCAAAGCGACCCCGTAACTTATCATATTTACGCTCTCTCCCCATTTCTTGCAGTCGAACCAGACGTTTCTCACTTTCGATCATGGCTTCCGCTGCTAAAAAG GTGTTGGTTCCTGTGGCGAATGGAACGGAGCCTCTGGAGGCGGTTGTGATGATAGATGTGCTGCGAAGAGCCGGCGCCGATGTGACGGTGGCTTCGGTGGAGAAGCAGCTACGCGTTGATGCTTTACACGGTGTCAAATTAGTCGCCGATGCTCTCATTTCGGATTGTCACGATACTGCTTTCGATCTGATATCTCTTCCC GGAGGAATGCCTGGTGCAGCCGCTCTTAGGGATAGCAAAACTTTGAAAAGCTTGGTCGAAAAGCAGTCTGAAGAAGGTCGGCCATATGCTGCAATATGTGCTGCTCCTGCTGTTGCACTAGGGTCGTGGGGCCTGTTGAAGGAGTTGAAG GCAACTTGCTATCCACCATTTATGGATCAATTATCATCCAAAGTTGCCGTTGAATCCAGAGTGCAGCAAGATGGCAAAGTTGTGACTAGTCGTGGACCTGGAACTGCATTTGAGTATGCTGTTGTGCTGGTTGAACTGTTATATGGGAAGGAAAAGGCTGATGAAGTTTCAAAGCCTCTG GTCTTGCTTAGCAATCATGGGGATGAATATACCTTTACTGAGATAAATGCAGTCAAATGGATGTTTAATGATTCTCCCAAG GTTCTTGTACCCATCGCTAATGGAACTGAGGAGATGGAAGCTGTTATTATAATTGATGTACTCCGACGAGCAAAAGCTGAGGTGGTGGTGGCCTCTGTTGAAGACAAACTGGAAATTTTAGCTTCAAGGAATGTTAAACTAGTTGCTGATGTACTTCTAGATGAAGTCATAAGTCATTCATATGACCTTGTTGTTTTACCT GGGGGACTTGGTGGTGCTGAATCTTTTGCGAAGTCAGCGAAGCTGGTAAATTTGCTGAAGAAACGGAGAGAATCAAACAAATTATATGGAGCAATATGTGCTTCTCCAGCTGTGGTTCTTGAGTCTCACGGTTTGCTGAAG GGTAAGAAAGCTACCGCCTTTCCGACTCTGTGCCACAAACTCTCGGACCCGAGTGAAATAGAAAACCGGGTGGTGATTGATGGGAATCTGATCACTAGCAGAGGACCAGGAACTGCGATGGAGTTTTCGTTGGCTATTGCCGAAAAGTTTTTCGGAAGAGATAAAGCCCTCGAGGTTGCCAAGACCATGCTGTTTGTGCAGCACTAG
- the LOC142543278 gene encoding uncharacterized protein LOC142543278 — protein MFSVICRWLRGIRRTNLKPSSQNDCTVSPGFIETKMATVHVARSLRSTTAQSFAALLRRSCATLRPLVSASSNSHFLHLSPRFSARCFSTRRTASSLNDPNPNWSNRPPKETILLDGCDFEHWLVVVEKPEGEPTRDEIIDSYIKTLATVVGSEEEARMKIYSVSTRHYFAFGALVSEELSYKLKELPKVRWVLPDSYLDVKNKDYGGEPFINGVAVPYDPKYHEEWVRNNVRANERNRRNDRSRNFDRSRNFERRGDMLMSNHSPVTNVGGPTGNMGGSQNMSAPPPNEPNIGSQPNMHNYPNNVGGQSNYGGGTPPNYRARMPPSNMGREPNYAGRESPLMGGGPTGNMGGSQNMSAPSPNEPNNGSQPNMHNYPNNMGGQSNYGGGTPPNYRAGMPPSNMGREPSYAGRESPLMGGGPTGNIGGSQNMSAPSPNEPNNGSQPNMHNYPNNMGGQSNYGGGTPPNYRAGMPPSNMGREPNYAGRESPLMGGQPNYMGGQPNYGGSAPPPNIGRQPNYGGGAPPPNIRGHPNYSGGMPPSNTGSYPPNNFSGVPNNAPNSQYATNNGGMPYQSGPGPSHNNFAPRTGSDLGQNDKSFTPDIGYGAGQNQNSAPNIRPPGPGHQNSYTPITGGGNPHQNQNLPGRDIPAPTNY, from the exons ATGTTTTCCGTAATATGTAGGTGGCTCAGGGGTATTCGACGTACAAACCTAAAACCCTCTTCTCAAAACGACTGTACGGTATCGCCAGGGTTTATCGAAACCAAAATGGCCACTGTCCATGTGGCTCGATCTCTGCGCTCCACCACCGCGCAATCTTTCGCCGCCCTTCTCCGCCGTTCCTGCGCCACCTTGCGCCCGCTTGTCTCCGCGTCGTCCAACTCCCATTTTCTCCACCTTTCTCCAAGGTTTTCCGCCAGATGCTTCTCAACTAGACGGACCGCTTCTTCTCTCAACGATCCGAACCCGAACTGGTCGAACCGCCCTCCGAAGGAAACGATATTGCTCGATGGATGTGATTTCGAGCACTGGCTTGTGGTCGTGGAAAAGCCAGAAGGCGAACCTACTAGAGATGAGATCATAGACAGTTACATCAAAACACTTGCTACGGTGGTTGGCAG CGAGGAAGAGGCTAGGATGAAAATATACTCAGTTTCTACTAGGCATTACTTTGCATTTGGAGCCCTTGTCTCGGAAGAACTTTCATACAAGTTAAAAG AATTGCCGAAAGTTAGATGGGTGCTACCCGATTCATACTTGGATGTCAAGAACAAGGATTATGGAG GAGAGCCTTTTATCAATGGAGTAGCTGTTCCCTATGATCCTAAATATCATGAAGAGTGGGTAAGGAACAATGTGAGGGCAAATGAAAGGAACAGGCGCAATGACAGGTCTAGAAACTTCGACAGGTCTAGAAATTTTGAGCGACGAGGAGACATGCTAATGAGTAATCATAGCCCCGTAACCAACGTTGGAGGGCCAACAGGTAACATGGGAGGTTCTCAAAACATGTCTGCACCACCACCTAATGAGCCCAATATTGGTTCGCAACCGAACATGCACAACTATCCTAATAAcgtgggaggacaatcaaactATGGGGGAGGCACGCCACCAAACTATAGGGCAAGGATGCCTCCTAGTAACATGGGAAGAGAGCCAAATTACGCCGGACGTGAATCTCCACTAATGGGAGGAGGGCCAACAGGTAACATGGGAGGTTCTCAAAACATGTCTGCACCATCACCTAATGAGCCCAATAACGGTTCGCAACCGAACATGCACAACTATCCTAATAACATGGGTGGACAATCAAACTATGGGGGAGGCACGCCACCAAACTATAGGGCAGGGATGCCTCCTAGTAACATGGGAAGAGAGCCAAGTTACGCCGGACGTGAATCTCCACTAATGGGAGGAGGGCCAACAGGTAACATAGGAGGTTCTCAAAACATGTCTGCACCATCACCTAATGAGCCCAATAATGGTTCGCAACCGAACATGCACAACTATCCTAATAAcatgggaggacaatcaaactATGGGGGAGGCACACCACCAAACTATAGGGCAGGGATGCCTCCTAGTAACATGGGAAGAGAGCCAAATTATGCCGGACGTGAATCTCCACTAATGGGAGGACAACCAAATTACATGGGCGGACAGCCGAACTACGGGGGAAGCGCACCTCCACCCAATATCGGACGGCAGCCGAACTATGGGGGAGGGGCACCTCCACCCAATATCAGAGGGCATCCAAACTACAGTGGAGGCATGCCTCCGAGCAACACAGGAAGCTATCCACCGAATAATTTCAGTGGAGTGCCCAATAATGCTCCAAACTCTCAGTATGCAACTAACAACGGAGGAATGCCATATCAATCTGGTCCAGGACCAAGTCATAACAACTTTGCTCCTCGTACAGGATCTGATCTAGGACAAAATGATAAAAGTTTTACCCCTGATATTGGATACGGTGCTGGGCAAAATCAGAACTCCGCACCAAATATCAGACCACCTGGTCCGGGACATCAGAATAGCTATACTCCAATCACGGGTGGTGGAAATCCTCACCAAAACCAGAATCTACCTGGAAGAGACATACCTGCGCCTACAAACTATTGA